CTGCACCACCGCCCTGAACCGCACCGCCGCCCCCGGCATGCACTGCGCCAGCCGCGCCAATGCCAACGGCGTCAACGCCCCCAGCCGTGGATAACCGCCAATGGTCTGCCGGTCATTGAGCAGCACGATCGGCTGCCCGTCAGGCGGCACCTGCACCGCCCCCAGCGGGATCCCCTCGGAAATCATCGGCGCGCCCTGGTACACCAGCTGTGGCCCGAGCAGGCGAATGCCCATGCGGTCGCCCCGGCTGTCCAGCGTCCAGTCACTGTTGAACGCCTCGAACAGGCTGGTGCCGCTGAAATCGCCGATCTGCGCGCCCATCACCAAGTCCAGCAGTGGCTTGTCGGCATACACCGGGCGCAGCGCTTCAGGCACTTCCCGTAGCACTGGCAAAGCTGCGCCGAAGGCCAGCACCTGTTCCTTGGCCAATGCCCTGCCCTGCCCATCGAGACCACCCAGTGCTTCGCGCACCACCGTTGCACAACTGCCCAGCACTGCCTCGCCCTGGAACCCGCCCGGCGCCGCCAGGTAGGCGCGCACGCCGTGCCGTGGCTGGCGCAGGCTCAGGCATTGGCCCTTGCTCAGGCGGAAACTGCGCCACGGCGCCAGCGGCTGGTCATCGATGCGGGCGTCCAGGTCGGCACCAGCCAACGCCAGCATGCAATCCTGCTCGGCCACTATCCTGAAACCACCCAAGGCAACCTCGACCACTGCATTGTCCAGGGCGTTGCCCAGCAGCCAGTTGGCCCAACGCATCGCCACCCAGTCCAGCGCGCCGCCTTGGGTCACACCCAGATGCCGCACACCAAAACGCCCGGCATCCTGCAACAGGCACAGCGCGGTGCTGGCCTCGATCCTCAACTGGCTCATGCCTGGGCCTCCAGCGGGCTGTCGTCACCGCCCAGGTTGATGAATTCCCTATGCTCGACCGCCACGAAACGCACCCGGTCGCCGGGCTGCAGCAGGCTGTTCCCTTTCCTGTCGAACAGACGCACCGGGGTGCGGCCAATCAGATTCCAGCCCCCCGGCGACACGGCCGGGTAGGCGGCGGTCTGGCGCTCGGCAATACCGACGCTGCCCGCCGCCACGCGCTTGCGTGGGGTGCTTAGCCGCGGCGTGGCGAGGCGCTCGTCGACCAGGCCCATGAAACCGAAACCCGGTGCGAACCCCAGGGCGAACACGGGGTAGTCACGCCTACTGTGCAGGCGGATCACCTCGGTTTCGCTCAGGCCTTCGCGGGCTGCCAATACCGGTAGCTCCGGGCCGACACTGGCGTGGTACCACACCGGAATCTCGTGCCGACGCCCGGCATCGCCGGCATCCGGCTGCAA
This genomic stretch from Pseudomonas entomophila L48 harbors:
- a CDS encoding biotin-dependent carboxyltransferase family protein is translated as MSQLRIEASTALCLLQDAGRFGVRHLGVTQGGALDWVAMRWANWLLGNALDNAVVEVALGGFRIVAEQDCMLALAGADLDARIDDQPLAPWRSFRLSKGQCLSLRQPRHGVRAYLAAPGGFQGEAVLGSCATVVREALGGLDGQGRALAKEQVLAFGAALPVLREVPEALRPVYADKPLLDLVMGAQIGDFSGTSLFEAFNSDWTLDSRGDRMGIRLLGPQLVYQGAPMISEGIPLGAVQVPPDGQPIVLLNDRQTIGGYPRLGALTPLALARLAQCMPGAAVRFRAVVQDEAWREQQGYLQRWR
- the pxpB gene encoding 5-oxoprolinase subunit PxpB; protein product: MKARLEVVAIDSLMVRLFDRIDEANMPWILAASQRLRAAFGERLIDLVPSYTTLMVQFELAPSEARQLILQALEGLQPDAGDAGRRHEIPVWYHASVGPELPVLAAREGLSETEVIRLHSRRDYPVFALGFAPGFGFMGLVDERLATPRLSTPRKRVAAGSVGIAERQTAAYPAVSPGGWNLIGRTPVRLFDRKGNSLLQPGDRVRFVAVEHREFINLGGDDSPLEAQA